In a single window of the Williamwhitmania sp. genome:
- a CDS encoding porin family protein — MKSLLIVLVAAALLLPAKQVFAQIQKKPFTQLDYDYGKPLHFGFSLGFNIMDFTVKNNGKPQVLAPGDTTILWSDVSDQVPGFNVNIIMDYRLNQSFSLRFLPGLSFGQRDLNFFNKTGNLQTTMKLESSFIEFPFLLKYKAKRSGDIRPYLIAGINPRFDVAAFKKLNNKEGIYVRLNEYDLYYEYGAGLDFYLNYFKFSIEMKYSSGLLNVLSPDLVEGGEGYVKSIDQIKSQIFVISFHFE, encoded by the coding sequence TTGAAATCTCTTCTAATTGTTCTGGTTGCTGCAGCTTTGCTTTTGCCGGCAAAACAGGTTTTTGCCCAGATTCAAAAAAAACCGTTCACCCAGCTCGATTATGACTACGGGAAGCCACTTCACTTCGGTTTCTCCCTTGGCTTTAACATTATGGACTTCACGGTCAAGAACAATGGGAAACCGCAGGTTTTAGCTCCCGGCGATACCACTATTTTGTGGAGTGATGTAAGCGACCAAGTTCCAGGTTTCAATGTCAACATAATTATGGATTACCGGTTGAACCAATCCTTTAGCCTGCGCTTTCTTCCGGGTTTATCGTTTGGTCAGCGCGATTTGAACTTCTTCAACAAAACAGGTAACCTGCAAACCACCATGAAGTTGGAGTCTTCCTTTATCGAGTTTCCCTTTTTGCTGAAGTATAAGGCAAAACGGTCTGGTGATATTCGGCCTTACCTTATTGCTGGCATTAATCCTCGCTTTGATGTAGCTGCCTTTAAAAAGTTGAACAATAAGGAGGGGATATATGTAAGGCTTAATGAATACGACCTTTACTACGAGTATGGTGCCGGGCTTGACTTTTACCTCAACTACTTTAAGTTTTCCATTGAGATGAAGTATTCTTCAGGATTGCTAAACGTTCTTTCTCCAGACTTGGTGGAGGGAGGCGAAGGATACGTGAA
- the ubiE gene encoding bifunctional demethylmenaquinone methyltransferase/2-methoxy-6-polyprenyl-1,4-benzoquinol methylase UbiE: MADKEKVVGMFNNIAPTYDFLNHFLSLNIDKVWRRKIVRLLRPHAPQRILDVASGTGDLAIALSKLHPAGIVGVDISEGMLEVGRVKVAKKKLSQTISLLYGDSENLPFPNGSFDAVAVSFGVRNFSHLDIGLQEMQRVLKVNGIVAILEFSMPRRFPVKQFYKFYFLKILPLFGKIFSGNSEAYEYLPDSVLKFPDGEQFLERLRDAGFSSVSEKRLSFGIATIYTGIKEEKKKRQ, encoded by the coding sequence ATGGCTGATAAAGAAAAGGTGGTGGGCATGTTTAACAATATTGCCCCTACTTACGATTTTTTAAATCACTTTCTCTCACTCAATATTGATAAAGTTTGGCGCCGCAAAATAGTGAGGCTGTTGCGGCCTCATGCACCACAGCGAATTTTAGACGTTGCATCTGGTACCGGTGATTTGGCAATTGCCCTCTCTAAGTTACATCCTGCTGGCATTGTTGGGGTCGATATTTCGGAGGGTATGCTTGAGGTGGGTCGCGTAAAGGTTGCCAAAAAGAAGCTGAGTCAAACCATTTCTTTGCTGTATGGCGATTCTGAAAACCTTCCTTTTCCCAACGGCTCTTTTGATGCCGTGGCCGTATCGTTTGGCGTTAGAAACTTTTCCCACCTCGATATTGGGTTACAGGAGATGCAACGGGTATTAAAGGTAAACGGAATTGTTGCCATTCTTGAATTTTCCATGCCTCGACGCTTTCCGGTAAAACAGTTTTACAAATTTTACTTTCTTAAAATACTTCCTTTATTTGGAAAAATATTTTCAGGAAACAGTGAGGCTTACGAGTATCTGCCTGACTCAGTGCTGAAATTTCCCGATGGGGAGCAATTTTTGGAACGGCTAAGAGATGCTGGGTTTAGTAGTGTAAGCGAAAAAAGGCTAAGCTTTGGGATTGCTACCATATACACGGGCATTAAGGAGGAAAAGAAGAAGCGACAATAA
- a CDS encoding AIR synthase-related protein codes for MASLESLKVLLLEARFSDDVLERLLQQLDEQSSDLERMVMFTLVVQAKLLSSDPIYTHTEVVPGWHAALNQSVAYSNGTPLVDGLERIAESFWKLAVNGFKPAALSHWSVSPGVSVDKIASDATKTLSCFTQGLGIPLVEGGVYISSDIDPEPFVCSSLVGIRKGVGCTRKPLVSSNVYLIGNYTLPEFYSKEVSILSRAFDFKENVENHQTGIFAKQLDFALGELFKAEVISDVQPLTTLGLLRTALAISLRWNLGMRFDVKKVLLGIDSCTTLELLGAETLNRLMVVCPVGREPIFEVILEKWDIPYSKVGRIEENPVVTIEASGEELIAIDLAIISELEMPKEEMETVDIPTFEKSSTEWGSSQVELIDAIMLVLSSSSLSPKMWFREQFDSSLLSGPNLSNPSDAGIAVLPEARRSIAMAQVLNPRMSQISSEKSLILSFAEATRKVICSGAIPMQASLMPAIFGDNEEQDSRVQELQRLFYKVCDQWGVVGSAQQPFIKLRPVQKSAVFSAVAILGVVDGSAPLSRSFLDKGDMIYLLGEPAISLAGSELETCLGHSNASYIPYFDIHREFRLQKALLQLYRLGILNSAHSVGRGGIFTSLVECGHLHSLGFDITTDSEIETNIFLFGESPGMAVVTVPSTREVQFIDFMVAQQQNFRTLGHVTKAEVRVDDISCGFINDLQKLYV; via the coding sequence ATGGCTTCTCTAGAATCTTTAAAGGTGTTATTACTCGAAGCACGGTTTTCGGATGATGTTCTGGAACGGCTGTTGCAGCAGCTGGATGAGCAGAGTAGCGATCTTGAGCGAATGGTAATGTTTACTCTTGTCGTGCAGGCGAAGCTTTTGTCCAGTGATCCTATATACACACATACTGAGGTGGTTCCCGGCTGGCATGCTGCACTTAACCAGTCGGTGGCATACTCCAATGGAACACCGCTTGTGGACGGTTTGGAGCGAATTGCGGAGAGTTTTTGGAAGTTGGCTGTTAATGGTTTTAAACCAGCCGCGCTATCGCATTGGTCGGTTTCACCGGGTGTTAGCGTTGATAAAATTGCAAGTGATGCAACCAAAACTTTGAGCTGTTTTACACAAGGTCTAGGAATCCCGTTGGTGGAGGGCGGAGTCTATATCTCTTCCGATATTGATCCGGAACCATTTGTTTGTAGCAGCCTAGTTGGTATTAGGAAGGGGGTTGGTTGTACGCGTAAACCGTTGGTTAGCAGCAACGTTTACCTCATTGGCAACTATACCTTGCCTGAGTTTTATAGTAAGGAAGTATCTATTCTCTCGCGGGCATTTGATTTTAAAGAAAATGTGGAGAACCATCAAACAGGAATTTTTGCCAAGCAGCTCGATTTTGCCCTCGGTGAACTTTTTAAGGCAGAAGTCATTTCGGATGTACAACCGCTCACTACGCTTGGCTTATTGCGAACAGCACTAGCCATCTCGTTGCGGTGGAATCTGGGAATGCGGTTTGATGTTAAAAAAGTGTTGTTGGGAATAGATTCATGTACCACATTAGAACTGCTAGGCGCTGAAACGCTTAATCGGCTCATGGTTGTTTGTCCAGTTGGGAGGGAGCCTATATTTGAGGTAATACTTGAGAAGTGGGACATCCCATACAGCAAAGTTGGGCGCATCGAAGAAAATCCGGTTGTAACTATAGAGGCAAGCGGTGAGGAGTTGATCGCTATTGACCTTGCCATTATTAGCGAACTTGAGATGCCCAAAGAGGAGATGGAGACAGTTGATATACCAACATTTGAAAAAAGTAGCACTGAGTGGGGCTCATCTCAAGTTGAGCTTATCGATGCCATAATGCTGGTGTTATCCAGCTCAAGCCTCTCTCCTAAAATGTGGTTTCGGGAACAATTCGACTCAAGCTTATTAAGCGGCCCAAACCTGAGTAATCCATCCGATGCAGGAATTGCCGTACTCCCCGAGGCAAGGAGAAGCATTGCAATGGCACAGGTTCTTAACCCAAGGATGTCTCAGATTAGTTCTGAAAAATCGCTTATCCTTAGCTTTGCGGAGGCTACTCGTAAGGTGATTTGCTCGGGTGCAATTCCAATGCAGGCTTCCTTAATGCCAGCGATATTTGGTGATAACGAGGAACAGGACAGCAGGGTGCAAGAGCTGCAACGATTATTTTATAAGGTATGTGATCAATGGGGTGTGGTAGGATCGGCCCAGCAGCCTTTTATTAAATTGAGACCAGTGCAAAAATCTGCAGTTTTTTCTGCAGTGGCTATCTTGGGAGTTGTCGATGGATCGGCTCCGCTATCGCGAAGTTTTCTGGATAAGGGTGATATGATTTATCTTCTGGGCGAACCTGCTATTTCACTTGCCGGAAGCGAGTTGGAAACCTGCCTAGGCCATTCCAATGCCAGCTACATTCCCTATTTCGATATCCACCGGGAGTTCCGTTTGCAAAAGGCGTTGCTACAGCTATACCGGTTGGGCATTCTGAATTCGGCACACAGCGTTGGGCGGGGTGGCATTTTCACCTCACTTGTGGAGTGCGGTCATTTGCATAGCCTAGGCTTCGATATTACAACCGATTCAGAAATTGAGACAAACATCTTCCTTTTTGGCGAGTCCCCAGGAATGGCAGTGGTTACAGTGCCTTCTACCAGAGAAGTTCAGTTTATTGATTTTATGGTAGCACAGCAACAGAACTTTAGGACCCTAGGCCATGTTACTAAGGCTGAGGTTCGCGTTGATGATATCTCCTGTGGATTTATCAACGATTTACAAAAGCTTTACGTGTAG